Proteins found in one Bremerella volcania genomic segment:
- a CDS encoding 3-keto-disaccharide hydrolase codes for MPVDHLDRPKPPTILVLLLTLALGWMMPLGNLWAQTPGLTPEEIEEGWISLFDGETLFGWNQVTKTDWKVVDGTIQATDGEIGLLCTTTQFADYILRVDFLAEENTNSGVFLRTSPKPKSPTYDCYELNIAPPSNSFPTGSFVGREKVTPDCPPGEWHTFEVRVQGPVLEVKLDGEVVSTLEDPTYLGKGFIGLQHNDGKIQFRNVSLKPLGLKSIFNGKDLTGWKQYPEMATKFSVTEEGAIHAQDGPGQLETEGLYANFVLQMQAKTNAENLNSGVFFRSIPGDKMMGYESQIHNGIEGGDPTKPLDSGTGAIFRRSVARKVVSKDQEWLTKTLIAEGAHISVWVNGYQVTDWTDQRKPDENPRRGQRLTAGSIILQGHDPTTDVLFRNFQIQELPERWPVKRSE; via the coding sequence ATGCCAGTTGATCATCTCGACCGCCCTAAACCTCCCACGATCTTGGTTCTCCTGCTAACGCTGGCCCTGGGCTGGATGATGCCCCTTGGCAACCTTTGGGCTCAAACGCCAGGGCTTACTCCGGAAGAAATCGAAGAGGGTTGGATCTCCCTGTTTGATGGAGAGACCCTTTTCGGGTGGAACCAGGTCACCAAGACCGATTGGAAAGTCGTTGACGGAACCATTCAAGCCACCGACGGCGAGATCGGACTGCTTTGCACGACCACCCAGTTTGCGGACTACATTTTGCGCGTCGATTTTCTGGCCGAGGAGAACACCAACAGCGGCGTTTTCCTGCGAACTTCTCCCAAGCCGAAGAGCCCCACCTACGATTGCTACGAATTGAATATCGCTCCACCCTCGAATTCCTTTCCCACCGGCAGCTTTGTCGGTCGCGAGAAAGTCACGCCTGACTGCCCGCCAGGTGAGTGGCATACGTTTGAAGTCCGCGTCCAAGGTCCCGTCCTGGAAGTGAAACTGGATGGCGAGGTCGTTTCGACCCTGGAAGACCCAACTTATCTCGGCAAAGGATTTATCGGGCTACAGCATAACGACGGGAAGATCCAATTCCGTAACGTCAGCCTAAAACCGTTGGGGCTGAAGTCGATCTTCAACGGTAAAGACCTGACCGGATGGAAACAGTACCCAGAGATGGCTACCAAGTTCAGCGTTACCGAAGAAGGTGCCATCCACGCTCAAGACGGCCCAGGCCAACTGGAAACGGAAGGTCTCTATGCTAATTTCGTTCTGCAAATGCAGGCCAAGACCAACGCCGAGAACCTCAACTCAGGCGTCTTCTTCCGCAGCATCCCCGGCGACAAGATGATGGGGTATGAAAGCCAGATCCACAACGGCATCGAAGGGGGCGACCCGACCAAGCCTCTCGATAGCGGTACGGGGGCCATCTTCCGCCGCAGCGTCGCCCGAAAAGTAGTCAGCAAGGACCAGGAATGGCTGACCAAGACCCTTATCGCGGAAGGTGCCCATATCTCGGTTTGGGTCAACGGCTATCAGGTCACCGACTGGACCGACCAGCGGAAGCCGGATGAAAACCCACGTCGCGGGCAACGCCTAACCGCCGGGTCGATCATTCTGCAAGGACACGACCCGACGACCGACGTTCTCTTTCGCAACTTCCAGATCCAGGAACTGCCTGAACGCTGGCCCGTCAAGCGAAGCGAATAA
- a CDS encoding cation:proton antiporter: protein MDEKLYLLYFAGILALGITAQWLAWRLRLPSILLLLGFGFMASFLPDGPDEIIGREVLFPIVSLSVAVILFEGGMSLRFAELREVGPALGGLVTIGALVVWGLASLAAHFLIGFSPAISAVVGAIVVVTGPTVVGPLLSHIRPSRKIGSLAKWEGIVIDPIGAVLAVLVFEFIMQTGEGATWATPMWSIAKTIGVGVVLGVVTAYMMIFALKSYWIPDFLHNAFILAVLLTVFAISNYIQTESGLLTVTVLGLLMANQKHIPVRHIFEFKENLRVLLISCLFIVLAARISLGTLLEVGWMGLLFVAVLIVIVRPASVFLSTMGSSLNWREKVFLCFMAPRGIVAAAVGSIFSFELAHQADNLDLGTIGGIPEGSLVVPVVFMVIVGTVTFYGLTAAPVARWLGLASPAPQGVLIAGADRWIRELAVVIKSAGFQVMLVDTNFRNITAARMQNLPAQCASILSDFVSEELNLGGIGRLLAATPNDEVNSLACMEFTHLFGRKEVYQTSPWDSGSGKRQSVSDHLRGRVIFGHGLDFYKIARRVTAGAQFKKTTITEEFTYHDFQQTHGESATLLFVIPEPNRLRIVTADDSFVPKAGQTIIALIDPRPETDRFPAKSDDSESNEAEESPAKSAESE, encoded by the coding sequence GTGGACGAGAAGCTATACCTACTCTATTTTGCCGGCATCCTGGCCCTGGGCATCACTGCCCAGTGGCTGGCTTGGCGTCTACGGCTTCCCTCCATTTTGCTACTTCTGGGCTTTGGCTTCATGGCCAGTTTTTTGCCCGATGGCCCTGACGAAATCATTGGACGTGAAGTCCTGTTCCCGATCGTCTCCCTTTCGGTCGCTGTCATTCTGTTTGAAGGGGGGATGAGCCTGCGCTTCGCCGAACTGCGTGAGGTAGGTCCGGCACTCGGGGGACTGGTTACTATTGGGGCCCTGGTTGTTTGGGGATTGGCATCCCTAGCTGCGCACTTTTTGATTGGCTTTTCGCCTGCGATTTCGGCCGTGGTCGGTGCCATCGTGGTGGTAACTGGGCCGACGGTCGTGGGACCGCTGTTAAGCCATATCAGACCCTCGCGAAAGATTGGCTCGCTGGCTAAGTGGGAAGGAATCGTCATCGACCCCATCGGCGCGGTACTGGCGGTGCTCGTGTTCGAGTTCATCATGCAGACTGGCGAAGGAGCGACCTGGGCTACTCCAATGTGGTCGATCGCCAAGACGATCGGCGTTGGTGTCGTTCTGGGGGTGGTGACTGCCTACATGATGATCTTCGCACTCAAGAGCTACTGGATCCCCGATTTCCTGCACAATGCATTCATCCTGGCGGTCCTACTAACCGTCTTTGCGATCTCGAATTACATTCAAACCGAGTCCGGTCTGTTGACGGTAACCGTGCTGGGGCTACTGATGGCCAATCAGAAGCACATTCCCGTCCGGCATATCTTCGAGTTCAAAGAGAACCTCCGCGTTCTGTTGATCTCTTGCTTGTTCATTGTGCTCGCGGCGCGAATCTCCCTTGGCACGCTCTTGGAAGTGGGCTGGATGGGTTTGTTGTTTGTCGCCGTCCTGATAGTCATCGTTCGCCCGGCCTCCGTTTTTCTGTCGACGATGGGCAGCAGCTTGAACTGGCGGGAAAAGGTCTTTCTTTGTTTCATGGCTCCCCGCGGGATCGTGGCGGCTGCGGTCGGTTCGATCTTCTCCTTTGAACTCGCGCACCAGGCCGATAATCTCGATCTCGGTACGATCGGCGGCATCCCGGAGGGATCGCTCGTCGTGCCGGTCGTGTTTATGGTGATCGTGGGAACGGTCACGTTTTACGGTCTGACCGCCGCGCCAGTTGCCCGTTGGCTGGGACTGGCTAGCCCGGCACCGCAAGGGGTGCTAATTGCCGGGGCCGATCGCTGGATCCGAGAGCTCGCCGTGGTGATCAAGAGTGCCGGCTTCCAAGTGATGCTGGTCGATACCAACTTCCGTAATATCACGGCGGCTCGCATGCAGAACTTGCCTGCCCAGTGTGCAAGTATCCTCTCGGATTTCGTCAGTGAAGAACTTAACCTGGGCGGCATCGGGCGTCTGCTGGCCGCCACTCCGAACGACGAGGTCAACTCGCTTGCCTGCATGGAGTTCACCCATTTGTTCGGTCGAAAAGAGGTCTATCAAACCAGTCCGTGGGATTCCGGATCTGGCAAGCGGCAATCGGTATCGGACCACTTGCGCGGACGCGTGATCTTCGGGCATGGGCTCGATTTCTATAAGATCGCCCGCCGTGTGACCGCCGGGGCTCAATTCAAGAAGACGACGATCACCGAAGAATTCACCTACCACGACTTTCAACAAACCCATGGCGAATCGGCGACGCTGTTATTCGTGATCCCGGAACCGAATCGCCTGAGAATCGTCACGGCCGACGACAGTTTCGTGCCGAAGGCAGGGCAAACGATCATCGCCCTGATTGATCCTCGGCCCGAAACGGATAGATTCCCCGCGAAGTCAGACGATTCCGAATCTAACGAGGCGGAAGAATCGCCAGCGAAATCTGCGGAGTCGGAATAG